The Alcaligenes faecalis sequence TAGCTAACAACTGCTTTGCCAACTGGACCTCAATACTGTCACCGGCATCATTCAGAACATCCAAGCCACAATCAGGCATATCCCCTGACGTTGACTGCGTAACAGCGATCTTCTTGGCCATCAGCCTTAAACACTCCACCTGGCTGGAACCTGAGTAGCCCAAGAACACGACCTTGACTGGATGCTTCTGGCCAATCCGCCATGACCGTCTGCCCGCCTGCATTAACGTGTAGACGTTAAAGCCAGACTGCATGAACACAATCGTAGGAAACTCCAGCAGATCCAGGCCAGTCTTGACCAGCTCTGGATTGGTGACAAGGACGTCAATACCCCGCTCCACCTGGTCAGCAACCCAGTCTTCGCGTCGAGCTGCGTCAACAGAAGCACGCAACACAGCAACTTTGAAGCCGTTCATCTCAAGGTGGCTTTTGAGTCGAGCGGTGGTGTCACGTGTACCCGAGTAAATCGAGTACACCAGCACCTTTCTTCCTTGGGCCTTCTCCTGTTTACACAGATCCAAGAGCTGTTGCTCTTTGGGGGTAAGCTCTGACTCCTGAAAAACAGGCCCTTGCGAAAACAAGACTGCCTTACTTCGAGGGTGCCGGACGGTTTCTGGGCGAAAGCAGCACTCTGGCCAAGCCAGTAGCGTATTCATCACAACCCCAAGCAAGCTATTGTCCTTTTGGGCCAACGCCTTCTTGAGCTCATACACCAAGTGCTTTGCCATGCGCTGATAGGCCTCATCCTGCGCCTGGCTCATTGGTACGTTAATGAAGTGCTCGTCATAGTCAGGCAAGACGTTCTGGCCAATGTCGCGCAACTTCAGGAAAACGGTGATCGGCACTACATACCGCATAATGCCAACCGGACCAAAGCCAGGAGCTTTACTGGTCCGTACCGTCATCTGCTTACCTTTAGCGGTGCGATGCGATGGGCCAGTGCTTTCCTTGTACACGTCTTTGAGCACGCCATGCTCACGCATGAACGCCATAGCTGCGCTTCCCATTGACCCAGTACGAGCAGGTTTGAAGCCATCTTGAATCATCTGTGTCGGATTTATTCTCCACAAAAGATGAAACAGGTCGCTCGCATAGCCCCCCATCAGTGTCCCTGTGAGCAGCAGTGTTTTTTGGCATTGGCTGGCCAGCACGCCCATGGCCTGGCCTTGGGCTGAGCCCTCATTTTTGTATTCATGGCCTTCATCTACAACCAAAAGACCGAAATACCCACGAGGAAGGTAGCGTTTAACAAATTCCGTTGCTTGATAGCCCCCCTCCCCTATACTGAACTCAAAGGACGCGAGGGATCGCTCCATACGCATGGCCTGCCGATCGGAGAAAACAAGCTCGCCAGACTCATCCATGAGGTTGAGAAACTCATAGACGTTATCGTCGAGCATTCCCCCAAGCAGATCCTCCCCAAAGATCGAGAGCAATTTGCGAGCGGTTTTATCTCCGATCGTCGGCATTTGCTTCAAGGCACCCAATACTAGATCGTGCATGGAGTCGATACGCTTACCTGCACGAATCAACGTCCACAAGGTGCTATCGCAGTGGCTGCATTTACAATGTCTGTCTGCAAGCATGAGTGAGGCCGCCTCAGCCGAGAGCGGCATCATTTCACCATCCGCATTCTCACGTTCGATGGGTTCCATGCAATCAGGGCAGCAAGCAAACCTAAACCGTTGACCATCTTGCAATACCTGGCGAGTCAAAAATGCCGGTTTCCAGTGAAACCCCATGCGCATACGCACACGCCCAAGCACAAAGAACTCTGGCTTGCTGGTTTTCAAACTGAGGGCATTTCGTAACGCCAACAATTTGCGTAACGTATCCGGCCCATTCAGAATCCAAACCTTAGCACCAGGGACGGTGGCCAGGATCTCACGTCGCCACTTATAGACCAAATGAGGCGGCGAAACGATCAGGGTACGTGGATGCGTACTCTGCATTAAAGCCGCAACACATATGGCCATCATGGTTTTGCCCGTGCCCATATCCGCATTGAGTACCGCTGCCGGTTCATTGTGATCCAACAACAGCTTCACAACGGCGTGTACAGCATGGGCCTGGGCTTCAAATGGCTGACGGGTCAGATTGTCCAGAACGTGTTGCCGCGCACGCCAAACGGGAGTTTGAGTATCCAGGTCCGGATCGTAAA is a genomic window containing:
- a CDS encoding SNF2-related protein — its product is MGAIHPQLDTPEQDADELHMPLANFIDQFGEGLLEQVRRQNPPIYDPDLDTQTPVWRARQHVLDNLTRQPFEAQAHAVHAVVKLLLDHNEPAAVLNADMGTGKTMMAICVAALMQSTHPRTLIVSPPHLVYKWRREILATVPGAKVWILNGPDTLRKLLALRNALSLKTSKPEFFVLGRVRMRMGFHWKPAFLTRQVLQDGQRFRFACCPDCMEPIERENADGEMMPLSAEAASLMLADRHCKCSHCDSTLWTLIRAGKRIDSMHDLVLGALKQMPTIGDKTARKLLSIFGEDLLGGMLDDNVYEFLNLMDESGELVFSDRQAMRMERSLASFEFSIGEGGYQATEFVKRYLPRGYFGLLVVDEGHEYKNEGSAQGQAMGVLASQCQKTLLLTGTLMGGYASDLFHLLWRINPTQMIQDGFKPARTGSMGSAAMAFMREHGVLKDVYKESTGPSHRTAKGKQMTVRTSKAPGFGPVGIMRYVVPITVFLKLRDIGQNVLPDYDEHFINVPMSQAQDEAYQRMAKHLVYELKKALAQKDNSLLGVVMNTLLAWPECCFRPETVRHPRSKAVLFSQGPVFQESELTPKEQQLLDLCKQEKAQGRKVLVYSIYSGTRDTTARLKSHLEMNGFKVAVLRASVDAARREDWVADQVERGIDVLVTNPELVKTGLDLLEFPTIVFMQSGFNVYTLMQAGRRSWRIGQKHPVKVVFLGYSGSSQVECLRLMAKKIAVTQSTSGDMPDCGLDVLNDAGDSIEVQLAKQLLANA